A window from Acidobacteriota bacterium encodes these proteins:
- a CDS encoding glucose-1-phosphate adenylyltransferase, which translates to MTDVLTIILGGGRGTRLFPLTLQRSKPAVPIGGKWRLIDIPISNCLHAGLERIYVLTQFNSASLNRHIAQTYRMDMFSGGFVEVLAAEQTPEGDLWFQGTADAVRQATRHFRDIEAEYFLILAGDHIYRMDLAELVEAHVERDADITIAAQPVGADEATQLGIFSFDTSGQITGYEQRPAVERLTEMRSSAPAHSPAGLLTADKPFLASMGIYVFSRDVLYDVLEKNRAVDFGREVIPSALDTRRVHAYVYRGYWADVGTVRSFYDANMLLTQKKPPFDFFHPRRPIYTRPRFLPAARLHDCQVTEALVSEGAYLDSCQVQASVVGVRTSIHRGAKVSRSILLGADYYEDQYNDLPLGVGANAVLDGVIVDKNARIGDGARLVNEKKIEEHDGDGYFIRSGIIVVPKNGVVKPGTVV; encoded by the coding sequence ATGACGGACGTCCTCACGATCATCCTCGGAGGCGGGCGCGGCACCCGGCTCTTCCCGCTGACGTTGCAGCGTTCGAAGCCGGCCGTGCCGATTGGCGGCAAGTGGCGGCTGATCGACATCCCGATCAGCAACTGCCTCCACGCGGGGCTCGAGCGCATCTACGTGCTCACGCAGTTCAACTCGGCGTCGCTCAACCGGCACATCGCGCAGACGTACCGCATGGACATGTTCTCGGGCGGCTTCGTCGAGGTGCTCGCCGCCGAGCAGACGCCGGAAGGCGACCTGTGGTTCCAGGGCACGGCGGACGCGGTGCGCCAGGCGACGCGGCACTTTCGCGACATCGAGGCGGAGTACTTCCTGATCCTCGCCGGCGATCACATCTACCGCATGGATCTGGCCGAGCTCGTCGAGGCGCACGTGGAGCGCGACGCCGACATCACGATCGCCGCGCAGCCGGTCGGTGCCGACGAGGCGACGCAGCTCGGGATCTTCAGCTTCGACACGAGCGGCCAGATCACGGGATACGAGCAGCGTCCGGCGGTCGAGCGGCTCACCGAGATGCGATCGAGCGCGCCCGCCCATTCCCCTGCCGGCCTGTTGACGGCCGACAAGCCGTTCCTCGCCTCGATGGGCATCTACGTCTTCTCGCGGGACGTGCTCTACGACGTGCTCGAGAAGAACCGCGCGGTGGATTTCGGCCGAGAGGTCATCCCGAGCGCGCTCGACACGCGCCGCGTGCACGCGTACGTCTACCGCGGCTACTGGGCCGACGTCGGCACGGTGCGATCGTTCTACGACGCAAACATGCTGCTCACGCAGAAGAAGCCGCCGTTCGACTTCTTCCACCCGCGCCGGCCCATCTACACGCGCCCGCGGTTCCTGCCCGCCGCCCGCTTGCACGACTGCCAGGTGACCGAAGCGCTCGTCTCGGAGGGCGCCTACCTCGATTCCTGCCAGGTGCAGGCGAGCGTCGTCGGCGTGCGGACGTCGATTCACCGGGGGGCCAAGGTCAGCCGGTCGATCCTGCTCGGCGCCGATTACTACGAGGACCAGTACAACGACTTGCCGCTCGGTGTCGGAGCCAACGCCGTGCTCGACGGCGTGATCGTGGACAAGAACGCCAGGATCGGCGACGGCGCCCGCCTGGTGAACGAAAAGAAGATCGAGGAGCACGACGGCGACGGGTACTTCATCCGCAGCGGCATCATCGTCGTCCCGAAGAACGGGGTCGTGAAGCCCGGCACCGTGGTCTGA
- a CDS encoding ABC transporter ATP-binding protein, whose product MVRLEQVTRQFGGTTGVKALDAVTLTIARGEMTSIVGPSGSGKSTLLNLIAALDRPTAGSVCLDGIALADLADDALTRVRRDKVGIVFQFFNLLPSLTAVQNVALPLHLRGWSRGQAAARARELLSRVGLDDRRFHRPDELSGGQRQRVAIARALSIDPPLLLADEPTGNLDTRTGADILALLHDLHARTRCTVVIVTHDDHVARCCDRMVTLRDGRVVDDAWLARSAARLLAAR is encoded by the coding sequence ATGGTCCGGCTCGAGCAGGTCACCCGGCAATTCGGCGGCACGACCGGCGTCAAGGCCCTGGACGCCGTCACCCTGACGATCGCGCGCGGGGAGATGACGTCAATCGTCGGCCCGTCCGGGTCGGGCAAGTCGACGCTGCTCAACCTGATCGCCGCGCTCGATCGGCCGACCGCCGGCTCGGTCTGCCTCGACGGCATCGCCCTCGCGGATCTCGCCGATGATGCCCTGACCCGCGTCCGCCGCGACAAAGTCGGCATCGTCTTCCAGTTCTTCAACCTGCTGCCCAGCCTCACCGCCGTGCAGAACGTCGCACTGCCGCTCCATCTGCGGGGATGGTCGCGCGGCCAGGCTGCAGCCCGCGCGCGCGAGCTGCTGTCGCGCGTCGGGCTCGACGACCGCCGGTTCCATCGGCCCGACGAGCTGTCGGGCGGCCAGCGCCAGCGCGTCGCCATCGCGCGAGCGCTCTCGATCGATCCGCCGCTGCTCTTGGCCGACGAGCCGACGGGAAACCTCGACACGAGGACGGGAGCGGACATCCTCGCCCTGCTCCACGACCTGCACGCGCGGACGCGATGCACCGTCGTGATCGTCACGCACGACGACCACGTCGCGCGGTGCTGCGATCGGATGGTCACGCTGCGCGACGGCCGCGTCGTCGACGACGCGTGGCTCGCTCGATCGGCTGCACGCCTGCTGGCGGCGCGATGA